AATGACAGGCAGAAGTGCCTTTTTATAGTTCCTGTCATTCCGCACTCGATGCGGAATCTATTAACTTATTGACATTGGTAGGCAAACAGGCACAAGGAAATGATTATATTTTAGCAATAAAAAATTGCTTCCCGAGTACTCGGGATTAAAATACATGTAAATATAGCACAATATAACAATTTAACATTGGGGCTTGTAAACAGCTAATTATGAACCAACTACAAAATACAAACAAATGAAATTCACAAAAATTAATTTACTTATCATATTGATTTTTAGCTGTTTAATCGTTTTTAATATAAATGCTCAAACACGAATAAACGATTGTCAAGGAACAAAAGAAATATTTGGTTTAAAGAAAGGCTCATCATATACTGCTGAATGTGATTCGATTATAGTAATGACATTTAATTCTTATGAATATATACTTGCCGAGAAGAAACAGCATGAAGATTTAAACAAGTTGCTTAATAATTCTATTAAAATGCATGAAGAAAAGCAACAGATATTAGATAGTATGATAACTAAATATAAATCTCATATTGATTCATTAGACCTTTACCTTGCTGAAAAGGATTCATCATTAACAAAAATCGGAGAACTAGTTGAGCAATCAACAAAAAACACCGATGATGCAATAAAAAAAGCCAAAGCAAACAGGTTGTGGGGCATAGGAGGAACTGTGGCAACAATACTTGTTATTTTGTTTTTTTAAAAATCATATAACTAATCAGTACTTAAAGTGAACTAAAGTTTAGAGTGCCTAAAGTTATTTAAAATGCATAATACGGAAATAAGCGATACGATTTTACGAATACCTTATAAACAATATTAACAATATGAGTAATTTAGCAAGCAATTATAAGTAAGGAACAAGTATTGGTGTCAACTATCAGGAGAAACAGTCTGTTAGTAAGAAATTAAAACTTTAAGTACTTTAGGCACTCTAAGTATTTTAAGTACTCAGTAAAAACCAAATTATAGTCACATAAGTAATTACAAAAATATTTATTATGAAAATATTCTGCGGATTAAGAGTAAAAGAAAAACATTTATTAAATTTTTTACTGGTAATAATTCTTATTGCTTTTGAATATGGAATTATAAGGTTTGTGATGTCTTTATTTCCTGAAGGTTTAAAAATATTTATCAGTGATGATAAATTAAATCAGGAAATAATAAATAATGATGTTTATAATTTAATTGCTATTTCGCTTGTTTTAGTATGGTTTGGAATATTAATTGCTTATTATATGTGGAGTATATATTTCTATAATATAAATCTCGGTTACACTAATGAGGATTGGGCAGAAATTAGAAAGAGAATAAAAGAAGCAAAAAAACGACAAGAAATTGGAGAAAGTATTGATGATGATGATTTATTAGAACCATCGGAGAATCCTTACAGACAAGAAACCTTTGGTCTTCCTTCCGGTACTGTTAGAGGAACTCTGGCATTAAGTCTCCTTGTAGGTGCATTAGCTTTGCTAATAATTAATATTGGAAATCCTGATATTTATGAAAAATCAAAAGTATTTCATGATAATTTTGAGTTCTTTAAAACAGCCTTTCTTATGATGGTTGCGTTTTATTTTGGCAGCAAATCATTAAGTATTTTACAAAATAAGAGTACACAAAATATTGCTCCTGCAATTCCGCCACGAGGTCGTAATAAAAAGAAAAACGGAGATTTGCCAGGAAGTCAGCAAGAGACAATAAGTACTGAATTAAAAGAAAGAGAAATAACTACTATTTCTGACATAGAAGATGATACGGAAGATAAAAACATAACAAAAGATTTCCCACATCTTACTGATAATGATAATAATAAAAAGTTATCAGAAGAAGATATAAATAATTGTGCTAAAGAAACAGGTATTGAAACTGCTGTATTAAAAGCTGTAATAAAAGTAGAATCAAGTGGAAGCGGATTTTTAAAAGATGGTAGAGCTAAAATACTTTTTGAAGGGCATAAATTCTGGAAATTCCTTGAAGAGTCGGGAATAAACCCCGCAAAACACGCTTTGGAACATCCCGATATTTTATATAAAACATGGACAAGAAAAAATTATCTTGGTGGAATAAGAGAATACGAAAGATTGGAAAAAGCAAAATTGATAAATTCAACAGCAGCACTAAAATCGGCTTCATGGGGATTGTTCCAGATAATGGGATTTAATCATAAAATTGTTGGTTTTGATACTGTAGAAGCCTTTGTTGAAGAACAAGAAAAATCAGAAAAAAATCAGTTAGAAGCATTTGTGGAGTTTATTAAATCACAAAATCTTGTTGATTCTTTAAAAAATCATGATTGGAAAACATTTGCAAGAAAATACAACGGACCGGGATATGCTAAAAATCATTATGATACACGATTAGAGGAATATTATATTAAGTATTCAAGAAGTGAAACAACGAATATTAAGGCAGAATTGATACGTAGTGTTAAAGAAAAAAAACAAACACTTGGGCAATTAAATATTTTGAGAAACCAAGAAATAATTTTCACATGTAAAACACTTGAACTTCCTTGGAAAGAAAATAAACGAAACATAAGTTGTATTCCTGAAAATACTTATAAAGTGAAAAAACGTTTTACTGATAAAAACAAATTTCATTTTCATGTTCAGGATGTACCCGGAAGAGACTGGATATTAATACATCATGGAAATTATTATACAGATATCCGAGGATGCATTCTCGTTGGCTTGCAACACATTGATATTGACAGTGATGGTTTGAAAGATGTTACCAGTAGTGTGGCTACTTTGAAAAAACTGAACCAAATATTACCGGAACAATTTGATTTGTTGATAAGAAGTTGATTTGTTTATGATTAGCAAGCATTATTCAATCATCAGTTTTAAGTGTTTTCCTAATCCAGCTTCAACAATTTTTCTAAATGTTGACAATTCTATATCTGTTTTATTATTTTCTATTCTTGATATATAAAATCTTGAAGTTCCACTTCGTGATGCAAGTTGCTCCTGTGTTAAGCCTGCTCTTTTACGAGCTTTTCTAATCATAGTTCCGAATTTGAACCTGTCATCAGGTTCTAAAGGTAAGCTTTTCTGATATAAAACATAAGGGTCAATTTCATAAGGATATTGTTGCTCTTTGCCATCTTCTGTCATCAGCATAACATGGATATTATCCCATGATAAAGTATAATTCCTTAATTGTACCTTTGCAAATGCAGCTTCATTTAACAATGGATATTCTATATCTTCTAACATAATATTCCATTCCTTAAATAATAAATTAAAATTAATTATTCTTGATTCTCCATTATTGAACATACAATATATTTTTAATCCTTCGATTTTTTCAATTTTTATTATTCTGGGTGTTTTTAGTTTCTTTCTCATAGCCTTGGATTTAATCGTTTAAAATTTTCAAATAAAAATTCATTTCTTTCTTTAGCCCATTTTACAACTTTTTTTCTCTGTGATAATGGTAGTTTTCCGACAATTGTTTCAAGAGAACCAATCTCTATCAACTCTTCTTGTTCAGCATATATTGCATGAAAATGGGGTGGAAGATGTTCTCTTGAATAAATATTAATTTTTATTGAGTCGATTATTTTAATTGTCGACATATATCATGTTGTCTAATTAGACAATAAAGGTATAAATTCTTTTTCATATTTACAAAGCTATGAACTTTTTCCTAATTCTTGCTAACCAACATAAATAGTGCTTTTAGAAACTACGAATAGATTGAGAGTTATAAATTTAGGTATTATTCTAATCCAATTTCAAAACAGCTAAAAATGCTTTTTGAGGAACCTCTACATTTCCAACTTGTCGCATTCGTTTTTTACCTTTTTTCTGTTTTTCAAGAAGTTTCCTTTTCCTTGTAATATCGCCACCATAACATTTTGCAGTAACATCTTTTCGAACTGCTTTAACAGTTTCTCTTGCAATTATTTTTGCTCCTATTGCTGCCTGAATTGCAACATCAAATTGCTGTCTTGGAATTAGTTCCTTTAATTTTACACAAATTTTCCTGCCAAAATCATAAGCATTATCTCTGTGTGTTAAACTTGAAAGGGCATCAACAATATCACCATTAAGTAAAATATCTAATCTTACAAGATTAGCCGGCTTATATCCTGATTGATAATAATCAAAAGAAGCATAACCTTTTGAGATACTTTTTAATCTATCATAAAAATCAAAAACAATTTCTCCGAGCGGCATTTCAACAGTCAGCTCAACTCTATCGCTGGTCAGGTAAACCTGATTTTTAAGTGTGCCGCGTTTATCAATACACAATTTCATTACCTGTCCCACATATCCCGATTTAGAAATTATTTGTGCATTTATAAATGGCTCATCAACACGGTCAAGCCATGTTGGGTCAGGAAGCCCCGAAGGATTATGAACATCAATTTCTTCCCCTTTTTTTGTATAAGCTTTATAAGAAACATTAGGAACAGTGGTTATAACATCCATGTTGAATTCTCTCTCAAGACGTTCCTGAATAATTTCCATGTGAAGCAAACCAAGAAATCCGCATCTGAAACCGAAACCTAAGGCAGCAGACGATTCTGGTTCATATGTAAGAGAAGCATCATTTAATTGTAATTTTTCCATAGATGCTCTAAGTTCCTCATAATCATCAGCATCAATAGGGTAAACTCCTGCAAAAACCATAGGTTTAACATCTTCAAAACCTTCAATTACATTTTTACATGGATTATTTACATGAGTTATTGTATCACCGACTTTTACTTCTTTTGATGTTTTAATGCCTGAAATAATATAACCAACATTTCCTGCTTTTAATATTTCTTTTGGTTCTTGCTTTAATTTTAAAACACCAATTTCATCAGCATGATATTCTTTGCCTGTATTAACAAATTTTACAAAATCATTTTTTCTTATCTCACCATTAATAATTTTAAAATATGCAATTATTCCACGAAATGAATTAAAAATAGAATCAAATATTAATGCTTGGAAAGGGGCATTTGGGTCTCCAACAGGATGTGGGATTTTTTTTATAATCCTTTCAAGAATATCTTCAACACCCATTCCTGTTTTACCACTTGCTTCAATTATTTCATCCCTCTTGCAACCAATCAGGTCAACAATTTGGTCTTTAACTTCATCGGGCATGGCATTTGCTAAATCCATTTTATTTAAAACAGGAATTATCTCAAGATCATTTTCTATAGCAAGATACAGATTAGAAATTGTTTGAGCCTGAATTCCCTGTGTTGCATCAATAATCAATAAAGCACCCTCACATGCAGCAATTGAACGTGATACTTCGTATGAAAAATCAACATGTCCCGGAGTATCAATAAGATTTAGGAAATAATTTTCATTTTCAAATGTATAATCCATCTGAATAGCATGGCTTTTAATAGTAATGCCACGTTCTCTCTCAAGCTCCATATCATCAAGAACCTGTTCCTGAAAATCTCTTTCCGAAATAGTTCCAGTATGTTCCAGCAAACGGTCAGCGAGTGTGCTTTTACCGTGGTCTATATGTGCTATAATACAAAAATTCCTTATGTTTTTCATTTAATAAATATTTCTATCGTTTTTTGCCAAATCAAATTTTTGAACAGTTTTGATATTTTTGGTAAATATAGCTATTAGTTGGTAACAAGCTATAACAAAAAAATAAAAATTGAAATAAAAACTGTATCTTTGGATTAAATTGATTAAACATGAATTTACAAACAAGAAAAATATCATTTGTACAGTAATCTCTAAATCTACAAAATGAAGAAATCATTTCTCTATTGGAAAGGTTACTAAAAAAGGAAAAAAAGAAAATTACCAGTAATAAATTACAAGCTATGACTTTAGATGAATTCAATAAAAGAATTGACAAGTCTTTAGAAGATTCAAAAAAAGGACGATTAACAGAGTCTAACAAATTAATATCTGAAATTTAAAAATGGAACTAAAAATATTTTGGACTGACTTTTCAAAAAACGAACTTCAAAAAATCTTTTTACTTTATTTCTTTGAACAGTTTTGATACTTTTGGTAAAATATAGATATTAGTTGTAGATAAGCTGGTAATAAAAACAACAATAATATAGATGATTTTTAAAAATGTATTATTTTAGTAAATAAATAAGACATGATAAATAAAATAGAAATATTAAAAGAATTAAAATCTTATTTGTTATTACATATTGGTTCAGAAATAGAAAGTGTAATCCTATTTGGTTCACGATCAGATAATACATCATATTTGGATTCTGATTATGACATCTTAATAATATTAAATCAAAAAGCAAATTGGAAATTAAAAAGAAAAATTTCTGATTATTGTTATGAAATAGAATTAAAATATAACATTTTGATTGATTCTCATCTAATTTCAAAAAAGGAATTAAATACAATAAGAGGAAAACAACCAATTTTTCAGAATGCAATTAAAAGAGGAATTTATGTATGAAGCTAAATGAAAAAGATAGAAATGAATTAATTAAATATAGAATTGAACAAGCAAAAGAGACTTTTAGTGTTATTGAATTATTAATTGATAACGGGAAATATCCAACAGCGTTCAATAGAATATATTATGGGATTTTTTATTCTTTGCTTGCACTTGGATTGAAATATGAATTTGAAACATCTAAACATCAACAATTAATTGGCTGGTTCAATAAAGAATTTGTTCATTCTGGAAAAATTGAAAAAGAATTTGGAAAAACATTAAGAAATGCATTTGAAAACAGGACTATTAGTGATTATGATGCATTTATTGAATTTGAAAAAGAAGATTTGATTGAGTTATTTGCAGAAATGAAATTGTTTATTAGGAGAATAGAAACATTTTTAAAATCAGAAAAGTAATTCCATCCAACCTACAACACGGCATATATTCAAGAGCGTTTTTTAGTAGTTTGTAAAACTTTTTTTTAAATGAAATAGCTAATCTTCCGTATATTTTAAAAAATTTTCATTCTTTTAATATAAGACTGACCCTGAAAAACTTCAATTTGGTTCAAAATTTTACAAAAATTCAGGTATTTTTAATTGATTGTCAATTAATTTAAATGACTTTCTGTGATATGGAGTTATTCCTTTCTCTTTTATAACATTTCTATGTTGTTTTGTTGGATAGCCTTTATTTTGTTTCCAGTTGTAGTCAGGAAATTCATCATGAATTTTTTTCATATAATCATCACGATATGTTTTTGCAAGAATTGAAGCCGCAGCAATAGAAAAATATTTACCATCTCCTTTTATTATACAATGATGCGGAATATTTTTGTAAAGTTTAAATCTGTTTCCATCAATTAATAAACATTCCGGAACTATTTTAAGTTGACTTATTGCATTTTGCATTGCGAGAATTGATGCATTCAGAATATTGATTTCATCTATTTTAATATTGTTAATTTTTGCAACAGCCCAGCAAATAGCTGTTTGTTCTATTTCAATTCTTAATGTGTTTCTGAGTTTTTCATTAAGTTTCTTTGAATCATTAAGTAAAGGATGAAAATATTTTTCAGGTAAAATCACAGCAGCAGCAAAAACAGGTCCGGCAAGGCAACCACGTCCGGCTTCATCGCATCCGGCTTCGATAATTCCCTTTTTGTAATAACTTTTAAGTTTAGATTTTTTCATACTGCTTTTTCTATACTTTTCCATATTTCCATAGCTGTTTTGTCCCAACTGAATTTTTCTCTTTGTATTCTTCCTTTTTCTATTAGAGATTGTCTTAATTCTTTATTGCTTGCAATTTTTATCATTGCTTCTGAAATATCTTTTACAGAAAAGGGATTTGTTAATAATGCTGCATCGCCAGCTACTTCAGGCATTGATGTTACATTTGAAGTAATCACAGGGGTATCACAATAAAATGCTTCAACAATTGGAATCCCAAAACCTTCAAAATATGGAACAAAAGTAAGAGCAAGAGAAGCATTCAGTAATTTGTTTAATTCTTTAGGCGATAATCTGCCTGTAAAAATAATATCGTTTTTATACTTTAATTTTGAATATGTAAGTTCAATGTTTTTTGTTTTAAACATTTTTTCGCCTATAATGACCATTTTAATATTACTATTTATCTTTTTTCTAAATTCATCATAAGCAAGTAATAAACGAACAACATTTTTTCTGGGATTTAATGCTCCTATAAAAATAAAAAAATCGTTCCCTTCTGTAAATGTTTCCTTTACTTTTACTTTTTCTTCATTGCTAATCGGCTTATATGCCTCATTAGCACCATTGTAAACAACATCAACTTTATTTTCATTAATTAGAAATTGTTCGCATATATCTTTTTTTGAATAATTTGAAACTGTAATTATTTTTTTAGCTTTTTGAGCATATTTTGGGAAATAATAATTATAGAATTTTCGTGTAAGGTACGGAATATCCTGTGGAAAATGAACAAAATTTATATCGTGGAGCATTGGTATTGATGGAACCTGTGCAGATAATGAAAGATATCCGTCAGGTGAGAAAAACAAATCAGGTTTTATTTTTCGTATAATTTTTGGCAAACTATATTCAAACCAAATATACCATAAAAAAGGGTGACGGGATTGTGGTGGAATTATAATAGGAGTAATATTGTTGGCAAAAATAAATTCATCTGAAAATTGTCTGTCAAATAAAAAATAAAATTCATGTTCAGGATGCTCACGGGTAATTCTTTTTAATGTTTCATAAGTAACCCAGCCAATTCCTTCGAGTTTGTTTTTAATAAGCAAGCGTGTATTTACAATAATTTTCATAAAAAATATATAGGCATTAGTATATATTATTACTTTTGTAAATTAAACTATATTTTTTGAATTTAATTACACAGATTGAAAAAGAAATTTGTAACAAATCTTGCACTTTTATTATTCCTGAATTTATTGATAAAGCCATTCTGGGTTTTTGGGATTGACAGAACTGTACAAAATGTTGTAGGTGCTGAAAGTTATGGATTTTATTTTGCATTATTTAATTTTTCTCTCCTTTTAAATATTATCTTAGATTTAGGGATAACAAATTTTAATAATCGTAATATTTCTCGAAACAGGCAATTACTGGGCAAACACTTTTCAAATATTATTGTATTAAAATTTTTACTTGCTATTGTTTATTTGTTTGTTAGTATTGCTGCTGCACTATTATGGAAGTACGAATTAAAAGATTTTAAATTAATTCTATTTTTAGTATTCAATCAGTTTTTAATATCATTTATTTTATATTTAAGGTCAAACCTGTCCGGGCTACATATGTTTAAAACCGATAGTATTATTTCGGTACTTGACAGAGCTATAATGATAATTATCTGCGGAATACTTTTATGGGGTAATGTAACTGATACGCCATTTAAAATTGAATGGTTCGTGTATTCTCAAACTGTAGCATATTTACTAACTATGTTTGTAACTTTTATTATAGTATTATCAAAATCCGGATTTTTAAAATTAAAATTCGACCCTAAATTTTTTATAGCCATTCTCAAACAAAGTTATCCTTTTGCATTACTGGCATTACTTATGGCATTCTATTACCGTATTGATTCAGTAATGCTTGAACGATTATTACCTGATGGTAAGGTGCAGGCAGGAATATATGCACAAGCATTTCGGGTATTGGATGCAGGAGCAATGTTTGCCCTTTTATTTGCAGGGCTTTTATTACCAATTTTTTCCCGAATGATAAAATTAAAAGAAAAAGTTAATCAATTATTACAGCTTTCTTTTTCATTGATTATTGTACCTGCTGTTATTCTCGGAGTTTCATCTTATTTTTATTCCGATGATATCATTTATTTGTTATATAAATCGCATATTCCTGAATCTTCAAAAATATTTGGAATTTTAATGCCCTGTTTTATTTTTATTTCAACCACATATATTTTTGGGACTTTATTAACAGCAAACGGCAATTTAAAAGCCCTTAACATTATGGCTGCAATAGGGGTGGTGTTAAATATTGCATTAAACTTAATTCTTATTCCTCGCTATTTTGCTTTAGGTTCGGCTATTGCTTGTTTTATAACCCAATTATATGCTGCTGTTACACAAGTAATAATTGCAAAAAAAGTATTTAGTTTTGGTTTTAATTTGAAATTGTTATTCACAGCTATTATATTCTTTTTAGGA
Above is a window of Bacteroidales bacterium DNA encoding:
- a CDS encoding DUF4160 domain-containing protein — protein: MSTIKIIDSIKINIYSREHLPPHFHAIYAEQEELIEIGSLETIVGKLPLSQRKKVVKWAKERNEFLFENFKRLNPRL
- the lepA gene encoding translation elongation factor 4 produces the protein MKNIRNFCIIAHIDHGKSTLADRLLEHTGTISERDFQEQVLDDMELERERGITIKSHAIQMDYTFENENYFLNLIDTPGHVDFSYEVSRSIAACEGALLIIDATQGIQAQTISNLYLAIENDLEIIPVLNKMDLANAMPDEVKDQIVDLIGCKRDEIIEASGKTGMGVEDILERIIKKIPHPVGDPNAPFQALIFDSIFNSFRGIIAYFKIINGEIRKNDFVKFVNTGKEYHADEIGVLKLKQEPKEILKAGNVGYIISGIKTSKEVKVGDTITHVNNPCKNVIEGFEDVKPMVFAGVYPIDADDYEELRASMEKLQLNDASLTYEPESSAALGFGFRCGFLGLLHMEIIQERLEREFNMDVITTVPNVSYKAYTKKGEEIDVHNPSGLPDPTWLDRVDEPFINAQIISKSGYVGQVMKLCIDKRGTLKNQVYLTSDRVELTVEMPLGEIVFDFYDRLKSISKGYASFDYYQSGYKPANLVRLDILLNGDIVDALSSLTHRDNAYDFGRKICVKLKELIPRQQFDVAIQAAIGAKIIARETVKAVRKDVTAKCYGGDITRKRKLLEKQKKGKKRMRQVGNVEVPQKAFLAVLKLD
- a CDS encoding glycosyltransferase family 4 protein; this encodes MKIIVNTRLLIKNKLEGIGWVTYETLKRITREHPEHEFYFLFDRQFSDEFIFANNITPIIIPPQSRHPFLWYIWFEYSLPKIIRKIKPDLFFSPDGYLSLSAQVPSIPMLHDINFVHFPQDIPYLTRKFYNYYFPKYAQKAKKIITVSNYSKKDICEQFLINENKVDVVYNGANEAYKPISNEEKVKVKETFTEGNDFFIFIGALNPRKNVVRLLLAYDEFRKKINSNIKMVIIGEKMFKTKNIELTYSKLKYKNDIIFTGRLSPKELNKLLNASLALTFVPYFEGFGIPIVEAFYCDTPVITSNVTSMPEVAGDAALLTNPFSVKDISEAMIKIASNKELRQSLIEKGRIQREKFSWDKTAMEIWKSIEKAV
- a CDS encoding helix-turn-helix transcriptional regulator, whose translation is MRKKLKTPRIIKIEKIEGLKIYCMFNNGESRIINFNLLFKEWNIMLEDIEYPLLNEAAFAKVQLRNYTLSWDNIHVMLMTEDGKEQQYPYEIDPYVLYQKSLPLEPDDRFKFGTMIRKARKRAGLTQEQLASRSGTSRFYISRIENNKTDIELSTFRKIVEAGLGKHLKLMIE
- a CDS encoding nucleotidyltransferase domain-containing protein, with the translated sequence MINKIEILKELKSYLLLHIGSEIESVILFGSRSDNTSYLDSDYDILIILNQKANWKLKRKISDYCYEIELKYNILIDSHLISKKELNTIRGKQPIFQNAIKRGIYV
- a CDS encoding ribonuclease HII, which produces MKKSKLKSYYKKGIIEAGCDEAGRGCLAGPVFAAAVILPEKYFHPLLNDSKKLNEKLRNTLRIEIEQTAICWAVAKINNIKIDEINILNASILAMQNAISQLKIVPECLLIDGNRFKLYKNIPHHCIIKGDGKYFSIAAASILAKTYRDDYMKKIHDEFPDYNWKQNKGYPTKQHRNVIKEKGITPYHRKSFKLIDNQLKIPEFL
- a CDS encoding HEPN domain-containing protein — translated: MKLNEKDRNELIKYRIEQAKETFSVIELLIDNGKYPTAFNRIYYGIFYSLLALGLKYEFETSKHQQLIGWFNKEFVHSGKIEKEFGKTLRNAFENRTISDYDAFIEFEKEDLIELFAEMKLFIRRIETFLKSEK
- a CDS encoding oligosaccharide flippase family protein; the encoded protein is MKKKFVTNLALLLFLNLLIKPFWVFGIDRTVQNVVGAESYGFYFALFNFSLLLNIILDLGITNFNNRNISRNRQLLGKHFSNIIVLKFLLAIVYLFVSIAAALLWKYELKDFKLILFLVFNQFLISFILYLRSNLSGLHMFKTDSIISVLDRAIMIIICGILLWGNVTDTPFKIEWFVYSQTVAYLLTMFVTFIIVLSKSGFLKLKFDPKFFIAILKQSYPFALLALLMAFYYRIDSVMLERLLPDGKVQAGIYAQAFRVLDAGAMFALLFAGLLLPIFSRMIKLKEKVNQLLQLSFSLIIVPAVILGVSSYFYSDDIIYLLYKSHIPESSKIFGILMPCFIFISTTYIFGTLLTANGNLKALNIMAAIGVVLNIALNLILIPRYFALGSAIACFITQLYAAVTQVIIAKKVFSFGFNLKLLFTAIIFFLGVVLIGLLSKDLPYTWIYSYFVMIILSIIFAFGIRLLSIKDIYQIIKFGD
- a CDS encoding N-acetylmuramidase family protein gives rise to the protein MKIFCGLRVKEKHLLNFLLVIILIAFEYGIIRFVMSLFPEGLKIFISDDKLNQEIINNDVYNLIAISLVLVWFGILIAYYMWSIYFYNINLGYTNEDWAEIRKRIKEAKKRQEIGESIDDDDLLEPSENPYRQETFGLPSGTVRGTLALSLLVGALALLIINIGNPDIYEKSKVFHDNFEFFKTAFLMMVAFYFGSKSLSILQNKSTQNIAPAIPPRGRNKKKNGDLPGSQQETISTELKEREITTISDIEDDTEDKNITKDFPHLTDNDNNKKLSEEDINNCAKETGIETAVLKAVIKVESSGSGFLKDGRAKILFEGHKFWKFLEESGINPAKHALEHPDILYKTWTRKNYLGGIREYERLEKAKLINSTAALKSASWGLFQIMGFNHKIVGFDTVEAFVEEQEKSEKNQLEAFVEFIKSQNLVDSLKNHDWKTFARKYNGPGYAKNHYDTRLEEYYIKYSRSETTNIKAELIRSVKEKKQTLGQLNILRNQEIIFTCKTLELPWKENKRNISCIPENTYKVKKRFTDKNKFHFHVQDVPGRDWILIHHGNYYTDIRGCILVGLQHIDIDSDGLKDVTSSVATLKKLNQILPEQFDLLIRS